One window of the Thermococcus sp. P6 genome contains the following:
- a CDS encoding type II/IV secretion system ATPase subunit produces the protein MAQNISDTLDDAMRRNPHLRGYVEQFRRKYGKLPEFHAQLTRDMKEIPYPNILYPVGDPIFIHIYGDPQTEKRYIVIEPRIETREEEEKYTAIKNRILELAPSKDIPEDQEEFEKFLDEIFDEAVFSLLKSRSPLKKGVNFTLTREDTEKFRYLIKRDIIGIGPLEALARDPYIEDIHIIGPNYVSLVHKIFEALPTNITFGDVIKLMDYFKGLSDRIGRPVSDRYPIVDGALPDGSRINIIYSPDISLTGPSATIRKFSATPLSITQLIAWKTMSAELAAYLWLALEYGMSIFVCGETASGKTTTLNAIIPFIKPTAKIYTAEDTPEVHVPHPTWQRLVTRERGPEESRVTLFDLLKAALRSRPNYIIVGEIRGAEGAIAFQAMQTGHPVLSTFHAGDVKKMIQRFTGSPINVPITFIDNLNIALFQQAVYVRGKFLRRVLTVVEIEGYYEELGGVATRNVFEWDPVTDVHHFRGFNNSYILEKKIAEIAGYEDPKAIYDELFLRARILQRMVELGITNYWDVYREIKAFYEKGLQGLSFRI, from the coding sequence ATGGCCCAGAACATTAGTGATACCCTGGATGATGCTATGAGGAGAAACCCCCACCTTAGAGGATACGTTGAACAATTCAGAAGAAAGTACGGGAAGTTGCCGGAATTCCATGCCCAGCTCACGAGGGACATGAAGGAGATACCCTATCCCAACATCCTGTATCCGGTGGGGGATCCAATATTCATCCACATCTACGGTGATCCCCAGACGGAAAAGAGGTACATAGTCATCGAACCCCGGATCGAAACCAGAGAGGAGGAGGAAAAATACACCGCGATAAAAAACAGGATCCTTGAGCTCGCTCCTTCAAAGGACATACCCGAAGATCAAGAAGAGTTCGAGAAGTTCCTGGATGAGATATTCGACGAAGCTGTTTTTTCCCTGTTAAAATCCAGAAGCCCACTTAAAAAAGGAGTGAACTTTACCTTAACCCGCGAGGATACCGAGAAGTTCAGATACCTGATAAAAAGGGACATAATAGGCATAGGCCCCCTTGAAGCCCTCGCCAGAGACCCCTACATTGAGGATATCCACATAATCGGACCGAATTACGTTTCACTCGTCCATAAGATCTTTGAAGCCCTGCCCACCAACATAACCTTCGGTGACGTCATAAAGCTCATGGACTACTTTAAAGGTCTCAGTGACCGTATAGGAAGGCCAGTGAGTGACAGGTACCCAATAGTCGATGGAGCGTTGCCGGACGGTTCGAGAATCAACATAATATATAGCCCGGACATAAGCCTCACGGGACCCAGTGCGACGATAAGGAAATTCAGTGCCACACCGTTAAGCATAACCCAGCTGATAGCATGGAAGACCATGAGTGCCGAACTGGCCGCCTACCTGTGGCTTGCCCTGGAATACGGTATGAGCATATTCGTATGTGGAGAAACCGCGAGCGGCAAAACAACCACACTGAACGCAATCATTCCCTTCATAAAACCCACTGCTAAGATCTACACGGCCGAGGATACCCCGGAGGTCCACGTGCCACATCCAACATGGCAGCGTCTGGTAACAAGGGAAAGGGGTCCCGAGGAGAGCAGGGTTACACTTTTCGACCTGCTTAAGGCTGCCCTGAGATCAAGACCTAATTATATCATCGTTGGTGAGATCAGGGGTGCCGAGGGTGCGATCGCGTTTCAGGCAATGCAGACGGGCCACCCGGTACTGAGCACATTCCACGCAGGCGATGTAAAGAAAATGATTCAAAGGTTCACAGGAAGCCCGATTAACGTTCCCATTACCTTTATCGATAACCTCAACATAGCACTTTTCCAGCAGGCGGTGTACGTAAGGGGGAAGTTCCTGAGAAGGGTGCTCACGGTTGTCGAGATAGAAGGATACTACGAGGAACTCGGTGGGGTGGCCACGAGGAACGTGTTTGAATGGGATCCTGTGACGGATGTTCACCACTTTAGAGGATTCAACAACTCGTACATACTCGAGAAAAAGATAGCCGAAATAGCGGGATACGAAGATCCAAAGGCAATCTACGATGAACTGTTCTTAAGGGCCAGAATTCTGCAGAGGATGGTCGAACTCGGAATTACCAACTACTGGGACGTATACAGGGAAATTAAAGCGTTCTACGAGAAGGGACTACAGGGTCTGAGCTTCAGGATATGA
- a CDS encoding ATPase domain-containing protein, with the protein MAEELLKIQLKGDELHRRLGGGIPAGTIMLLEGDRGTGKSIFVQRLLYGFLMNGYRASYVSSQYTTVEYLNQMSSLGYDVIPFLIRKKLVFVSLYPLLTGISEKKRFLGRLLGEPRLWDHDVIIIDSFSSILTREQDPEAIRNFLMYIKKLASLDKVIILTVNKEEMDRDALLMLEEASTMLIRLQVKVFGGDLKNSATIVKYNNTKGVFQKIIPFRVEPKAGLIVEIAAVV; encoded by the coding sequence TTGGCGGAGGAGTTACTCAAAATTCAGCTTAAGGGGGATGAACTTCACAGACGCCTTGGGGGAGGGATACCCGCCGGGACCATCATGCTCCTGGAGGGGGATAGGGGTACGGGTAAATCCATTTTCGTGCAGAGACTTTTGTACGGTTTCCTGATGAACGGATACCGTGCTTCCTACGTTTCCAGTCAGTATACTACTGTCGAATACTTAAATCAGATGTCTTCTCTGGGGTATGACGTAATCCCTTTTCTAATAAGAAAAAAGCTGGTATTCGTGTCGCTCTATCCCCTGTTGACGGGCATAAGCGAGAAGAAAAGGTTTCTCGGGAGACTTCTGGGAGAACCCAGGCTGTGGGATCATGATGTAATCATCATAGACTCCTTTTCATCCATACTCACGAGGGAACAGGACCCGGAGGCCATCCGAAATTTCCTTATGTACATCAAAAAACTCGCCAGTCTGGATAAGGTGATAATCCTCACGGTCAACAAAGAGGAGATGGATAGGGATGCCCTGCTCATGCTCGAGGAAGCTTCCACGATGCTCATAAGATTACAGGTAAAGGTCTTTGGGGGAGATTTAAAGAATTCGGCAACCATAGTAAAGTACAACAATACAAAAGGAGTCTTTCAGAAGATTATTCCGTTTAGAGTTGAGCCTAAGGCCGGGCTAATAGTAGAAATAGCCGCGGTGGTGTGA
- a CDS encoding flagellar protein G, translating to MAAGGPASELIMFIVAIIIAGTVAGGLAYVTNDLARDMRVQGEELSSRLKSDFVIINDPENIPVSGSGPYDYTFYIKNTGKEAFAFSGEAVQVFIDGNIVPPSNLAFTDIDGNPISSLAPYEVGAITVTTKLTSGYHKLVVVLENGIQRSLVFRIS from the coding sequence ATGGCAGCGGGTGGACCGGCTTCGGAACTCATAATGTTCATCGTGGCCATAATCATCGCGGGGACTGTCGCGGGAGGCCTGGCTTACGTGACCAACGACCTTGCCAGGGATATGCGGGTACAGGGCGAGGAACTGTCCAGCAGGTTAAAATCCGACTTTGTGATCATAAACGACCCGGAAAACATCCCGGTCTCCGGTTCGGGCCCATATGATTACACGTTTTACATAAAAAACACGGGTAAGGAAGCCTTCGCTTTCAGTGGTGAAGCGGTTCAGGTCTTCATAGATGGAAACATCGTGCCTCCCTCAAATTTAGCATTCACGGACATAGACGGCAATCCAATCTCAAGTCTTGCACCGTACGAAGTGGGGGCAATAACGGTCACCACCAAGCTAACGTCCGGATACCACAAGCTGGTGGTGGTACTGGAAAACGGAATACAGAGGAGTCTCGTGTTTAGGATATCCTGA
- a CDS encoding flagella gives MGFSVSASAAILFTSILLSLSVLYPAWYNAYSQVKDAEKYSHDLEISRISSKLDLENYTSVVNPDSTYNITFVIRNDGLTLTPSYWTIVYDGAPRPALTPSQRYLLPGENITINVTGIPLNGEPHVIWIFTENGCGLRVEWYDNGTNAIVDATGWACPREVS, from the coding sequence ATGGGATTCAGCGTATCAGCGAGTGCAGCGATCCTCTTTACTTCCATTTTATTGTCACTTTCGGTCCTTTACCCCGCATGGTACAACGCATACTCCCAGGTTAAAGACGCGGAGAAGTACTCCCACGACCTGGAGATCTCCAGGATAAGCAGTAAACTCGATCTTGAAAATTATACGTCCGTGGTGAATCCCGACTCCACATACAACATCACGTTTGTAATCAGAAACGACGGACTAACGCTCACCCCTTCGTACTGGACGATAGTTTATGATGGCGCTCCCAGACCGGCACTTACTCCCTCTCAGAGGTATCTACTTCCGGGTGAGAACATAACGATCAACGTGACGGGAATCCCCCTGAATGGTGAACCTCATGTCATCTGGATATTCACAGAAAATGGCTGTGGGTTGAGGGTTGAATGGTATGACAATGGAACCAACGCGATTGTGGATGCAACGGGGTGGGCATGTCCCAGAGAGGTGAGCTGA
- a CDS encoding FlaD/FlaE family flagellar protein gives MEVTSYVTEADINAKLAELRGKVPSVIINDLREKLLAKKDELTPEHLDRIVKKTLEVYGNQFSKYEQINKKVDEMGKRLNDLSAQLSQLLESLEEAKYTVYEKRAENLGEKVEEVKEKVKGLGEKLEKVEEIKEEVRGLHEKLEASKKPEESKVPETRFREEERITPEVVEEKPVVEEIPSKEEVHKEEEVHVEAEETEEQPEVEVPEEKAPTGEVVEEETPQEEVPEVEVHEEEFKAASEEEVTRKSEGGEVEMAEGKIEVPEEFAKLLFEEEPKNYRLKAIPEDMVSTMIALKWLGFLIDRVGIQNLENVLEFYYEIGWISENVLNTLLRYAKGTRPHHRDPEWKPAEKLTVQDHLISLLFIERLRGLRINRDVLDKLEREIKTLEKTLDEFYGV, from the coding sequence ATGGAGGTTACAAGTTACGTGACCGAAGCGGACATCAATGCAAAGCTCGCCGAGCTGAGGGGCAAAGTTCCGAGTGTCATCATAAACGACCTCAGGGAGAAGCTACTTGCAAAGAAGGATGAACTAACACCTGAACATCTGGACAGGATCGTTAAAAAGACTCTCGAAGTGTATGGGAACCAGTTCAGCAAATACGAACAGATCAACAAGAAAGTCGACGAGATGGGAAAGAGACTAAACGATCTCAGTGCCCAGTTATCACAACTGCTTGAAAGTCTGGAGGAAGCCAAGTACACCGTATATGAGAAGAGGGCTGAAAACCTGGGAGAAAAAGTCGAGGAAGTTAAGGAAAAGGTAAAGGGTCTTGGCGAAAAGCTCGAGAAAGTCGAGGAGATTAAGGAAGAAGTAAGGGGTCTTCATGAAAAGCTCGAGGCGAGCAAGAAGCCCGAAGAGTCCAAAGTGCCCGAAACCAGGTTCCGGGAAGAGGAGCGTATCACCCCAGAGGTGGTTGAAGAAAAGCCTGTGGTGGAGGAGATCCCTTCGAAGGAAGAAGTTCACAAGGAAGAAGAAGTTCATGTGGAAGCGGAAGAGACCGAAGAACAACCTGAAGTGGAGGTTCCCGAAGAGAAAGCCCCTACGGGGGAGGTTGTTGAAGAAGAGACTCCTCAAGAAGAGGTTCCCGAAGTGGAAGTTCACGAAGAAGAGTTTAAGGCCGCCTCCGAAGAGGAGGTTACCAGGAAATCGGAAGGGGGTGAAGTTGAGATGGCCGAAGGGAAGATTGAAGTCCCTGAGGAGTTTGCAAAACTGCTGTTTGAGGAAGAACCCAAAAATTACCGTCTCAAAGCTATTCCCGAGGACATGGTATCAACGATGATAGCACTCAAGTGGCTGGGCTTCCTTATCGACAGGGTGGGTATACAGAACCTTGAGAACGTACTTGAGTTCTACTACGAGATAGGATGGATAAGCGAAAACGTGCTGAATACCCTGTTGAGGTACGCCAAAGGCACCAGACCTCACCACAGAGATCCTGAATGGAAACCCGCAGAGAAACTTACCGTGCAGGACCACCTGATCTCGTTGCTGTTTATTGAACGCCTCAGGGGGCTGAGGATAAACAGGGACGTGCTTGACAAACTGGAAAGGGAAATCAAAACTCTGGAGAAGACACTCGATGAGTTCTACGGCGTCTAA
- a CDS encoding flagella accessory protein C, translating to MALGFLSSLFKKKKDTSESETEELVAELEEKLEGSKEEEEMIEQIAERINEIENEIPRIKISIDTMKKQFQETREDIERLEKTIKDVMMLYEVISQEINPFKEQMASENPLSQELQELRQQLEEIRSELAQIKSDLKVVAGYGVIDIDSIIYEALSEV from the coding sequence ATGGCCCTTGGGTTCCTATCTTCATTATTCAAAAAGAAGAAGGACACCAGTGAGAGCGAGACGGAGGAGCTGGTAGCAGAACTGGAAGAGAAACTGGAAGGAAGCAAAGAAGAGGAGGAAATGATAGAGCAAATTGCAGAGAGGATAAACGAAATCGAGAACGAGATTCCAAGGATAAAGATAAGCATTGACACGATGAAAAAACAGTTCCAGGAAACCCGGGAGGATATCGAAAGGCTGGAAAAGACCATCAAAGACGTTATGATGTTATACGAAGTGATCTCACAGGAGATAAACCCGTTTAAAGAACAGATGGCCTCAGAGAATCCCCTATCTCAGGAGTTACAGGAACTGAGACAGCAACTCGAAGAGATTAGATCAGAACTTGCCCAGATCAAAAGCGATTTGAAAGTAGTTGCCGGCTACGGGGTGATAGACATAGACTCGATAATATACGAGGCACTGTCGGAGGTGTAA
- a CDS encoding flagellin codes for MKRRGAIGIGTLIVFIAMVLVAAVAAGVLISTAGTLQQRAMSTGRQTTQEVSSGIKVLNVYGYVNSSIPSEGNITRLVIYLSPNAGGQGIDLSNVKIMLSDGTHMVIYTYPNSTYLSQGTFLYGGPIPNVFPEGVETRIASLSGYNTTNSVEALWENLAYMYTSTGTPAFGILAVQDADNSLTQDNPVLSWGDIAVVALWTFPFDNDGDYSNGFGIPPGTKVVGSVILETGSNGVIEFTTPQTYTAKIMELQ; via the coding sequence ATGAAGAGAAGGGGAGCAATAGGCATCGGCACGCTGATAGTGTTCATAGCCATGGTGTTAGTGGCGGCAGTGGCCGCAGGAGTGCTCATAAGCACGGCAGGGACGCTGCAGCAGAGGGCCATGAGCACCGGAAGGCAGACCACACAGGAGGTCTCAAGCGGTATAAAGGTGCTTAACGTGTACGGATATGTGAACAGCTCTATACCCAGTGAAGGGAACATAACACGTCTGGTAATCTACCTATCGCCCAACGCGGGTGGTCAGGGTATCGACCTGTCCAATGTAAAGATCATGCTCTCAGACGGTACTCACATGGTAATCTACACGTACCCCAACTCAACGTACCTGAGTCAGGGGACGTTCCTCTACGGAGGACCAATACCCAACGTCTTCCCGGAGGGGGTGGAGACCAGGATAGCATCGCTGAGCGGGTACAATACCACGAACAGCGTTGAAGCCCTCTGGGAGAACCTGGCGTACATGTACACCAGCACCGGAACTCCAGCTTTCGGAATACTCGCCGTGCAGGATGCGGACAACAGCCTGACCCAGGACAACCCGGTGCTTAGCTGGGGGGACATAGCGGTAGTGGCACTCTGGACGTTCCCGTTCGACAATGACGGTGATTACTCGAACGGGTTTGGGATTCCGCCAGGCACCAAAGTAGTGGGGAGCGTGATCCTTGAGACGGGTAGCAACGGCGTCATAGAGTTCACAACGCCACAGACGTACACCGCGAAGATCATGGAGCTCCAGTGA
- a CDS encoding flagellin, with the protein MRFGRKRGAIGIGTLIVFIAMVLVAAVAAAVLINTSGFLQQKASSTGRQTTQEVASGIKVNSVTGYVPDGANKVTKLAIYVSPNAGSSGIDLLNTKMTLSNGDVEALLKYGTSNITVNIETTTDTSNYVYANASQFASALGLTEYILEKGQLSSPLDSYYVNMSKLNATGILQFGQDTTSGNITWIYFNNPQFTKGAISGIFSGGLDYDTTDTSLQIVDSTFAQAAAISWPEFVWNALGSTRFGIIAIQDYDNSLNRDTPTLNQGDVAILCVNTEALFNGGIPVRTKISGEVVPEFGAPGVIEFTTPSTYTSEVVELQ; encoded by the coding sequence ATGAGGTTTGGGCGGAAGAGGGGTGCTATTGGTATCGGCACCCTGATAGTGTTTATAGCCATGGTGTTAGTGGCGGCAGTGGCCGCAGCAGTACTCATAAACACCAGCGGCTTCCTGCAGCAGAAAGCCTCAAGCACAGGCAGACAGACCACCCAAGAAGTCGCAAGCGGAATCAAAGTCAACAGTGTCACCGGTTATGTTCCGGATGGCGCTAACAAAGTAACAAAGCTTGCGATTTACGTGTCCCCGAACGCTGGAAGCTCAGGAATCGACCTGCTCAACACCAAGATGACCCTATCAAATGGGGACGTTGAGGCTCTCCTTAAATACGGGACCTCCAACATCACAGTGAACATTGAAACTACTACAGATACATCCAATTATGTATACGCTAACGCGTCCCAGTTTGCAAGTGCACTTGGATTAACGGAATACATCCTTGAAAAGGGGCAACTATCCTCTCCTCTCGATTCATACTACGTCAACATGAGCAAGCTAAATGCAACTGGAATTCTGCAGTTCGGCCAGGATACTACAAGTGGGAACATCACTTGGATATACTTCAACAACCCGCAGTTTACGAAAGGTGCAATAAGTGGTATCTTCAGTGGAGGCCTTGACTACGACACCACCGACACTTCCCTTCAGATAGTAGACAGCACCTTTGCCCAGGCAGCGGCAATTTCATGGCCGGAGTTCGTCTGGAATGCCCTCGGCAGTACCAGATTCGGTATAATCGCCATTCAGGATTACGACAACTCACTAAATAGGGACACTCCAACCCTCAACCAGGGGGACGTTGCCATCTTATGCGTCAACACCGAAGCACTATTCAACGGTGGTATCCCTGTTAGGACGAAGATCAGCGGAGAGGTCGTCCCAGAATTCGGCGCTCCGGGCGTCATAGAGTTCACAACCCCAAGCACCTACACCTCCGAAGTAGTTGAACTCCAGTGA
- a CDS encoding flagellin has product MRFGRKRGAIGIGTLIVFIAMVLVAAVAAAVLINTSGFLQQKASSTGRQTTQEVASGIQVSRVVGHVNGTNDGIDLLAIYVSPNAGSSGIDLSNTKIILSNGEDQAILQYAGKITPNLPSDIFDTSLDAWSFTSGTEFGIIVVQDYDNSISGTTPTINAGDTAILTVKVQTLFGNGIPVRTKISGQVVPEFGAPGVIEFTTPSTYTSTVIELQ; this is encoded by the coding sequence ATGAGGTTTGGGCGGAAGAGGGGTGCTATTGGTATCGGCACCCTGATAGTGTTTATAGCCATGGTGTTAGTGGCGGCAGTGGCCGCAGCAGTACTCATAAACACCAGCGGCTTCCTGCAGCAGAAAGCCTCAAGCACAGGCAGACAGACCACCCAAGAAGTCGCAAGCGGAATACAGGTCTCAAGAGTCGTCGGACACGTGAATGGAACAAATGACGGCATAGACCTCCTGGCGATTTACGTGTCCCCGAACGCTGGAAGCTCAGGAATCGACCTGAGCAACACGAAGATAATACTGTCAAACGGCGAAGATCAGGCCATCCTCCAGTACGCTGGTAAAATAACACCGAACCTGCCAAGCGACATATTCGACACCTCTCTCGACGCATGGAGCTTCACCAGCGGCACAGAGTTCGGTATAATAGTCGTTCAGGACTACGACAATTCCATCAGTGGTACTACTCCAACAATCAACGCCGGAGATACGGCAATACTGACGGTTAAGGTTCAGACATTGTTCGGCAACGGCATTCCGGTCAGGACGAAGATCAGCGGACAGGTCGTCCCAGAATTCGGCGCTCCGGGCGTCATAGAGTTCACAACCCCAAGCACCTACACCTCCACCGTAATTGAACTCCAGTGA
- a CDS encoding class I SAM-dependent methyltransferase, whose translation MTSSIEVLDKNLQMMANVSFSHLLQIGIKYNIFKALSKKPNGGLESIEVQNTELLERFIETLNKLGIIENTSLGVMLKKLPQEYIAPDDYSFSDWMMSLERVYFMMDYAFIRRDHPYVSMDFDKDADFWDIRLNSKFASLYRSIIDKVAGISDGKSVIDIGCGSVSPVEIGKQAGPNGYYMGIDYSAGLLEIARERVKEGGYDWVNLKEIDAHLIRPSRKYDVAVMSFVLEYLKDRGRVIHRVLDSLESGGKLIIVEPFRDNFEKISALEFFEGLVGDFVGYPSTEEVKRAILDNGFNVDVKTLGKSVMVVTKH comes from the coding sequence ATGACGTCCTCAATCGAAGTCCTGGACAAAAATCTGCAAATGATGGCCAACGTATCCTTTAGTCATCTCCTCCAGATTGGGATAAAGTACAATATCTTCAAAGCGCTCTCCAAAAAACCCAACGGGGGACTGGAGAGCATAGAAGTTCAGAACACCGAACTGCTGGAGAGGTTCATCGAAACCCTGAATAAGCTGGGTATCATTGAAAACACCTCCCTAGGAGTGATGCTCAAAAAACTTCCTCAGGAGTACATAGCGCCGGACGATTATTCCTTCTCAGACTGGATGATGTCACTGGAGAGGGTATACTTTATGATGGATTACGCGTTCATACGTCGGGATCACCCCTACGTTTCCATGGATTTTGATAAGGATGCCGATTTCTGGGATATCAGACTGAATTCAAAGTTCGCATCACTGTACAGGTCAATAATAGACAAGGTAGCCGGCATTTCAGATGGCAAAAGCGTTATCGACATTGGCTGCGGTTCAGTCTCTCCGGTCGAAATAGGAAAACAGGCCGGACCAAACGGTTATTACATGGGAATAGACTATTCCGCAGGTTTGCTTGAGATAGCCCGAGAAAGGGTAAAGGAAGGCGGATACGACTGGGTCAACCTGAAGGAGATAGACGCCCACCTGATAAGACCCTCGAGGAAGTACGATGTGGCCGTAATGAGTTTTGTGCTTGAGTACCTCAAAGACAGGGGGAGGGTTATCCACAGGGTGCTGGACTCTCTTGAAAGCGGAGGCAAGCTAATTATAGTTGAGCCCTTCAGGGATAACTTTGAGAAGATCTCAGCGCTTGAATTCTTCGAGGGTCTGGTCGGCGACTTTGTGGGGTATCCAAGCACTGAAGAGGTGAAGCGTGCCATCCTCGATAACGGCTTTAATGTTGATGTGAAAACCCTCGGCAAAAGCGTGATGGTAGTGACAAAACATTAA
- a CDS encoding helix-turn-helix domain-containing protein, which produces MYIDPHILRSLHRSDLRRRILMHLYQIYPSATYLSEIARNVGSDPSNVRGALVGLGNRYNGDSSLVYLGLVEEVHNNGFKYYKLTEYGKKVMEYLKTYYPYYKKFW; this is translated from the coding sequence ATGTATATTGATCCCCATATATTACGATCCCTCCACAGGAGTGATCTGAGGAGGAGGATACTAATGCACCTATACCAGATTTACCCTTCCGCAACGTACCTGTCAGAGATTGCAAGGAACGTAGGTTCCGACCCATCCAACGTTAGGGGGGCGCTGGTAGGACTGGGAAACCGATACAACGGTGACAGCTCTCTGGTATATCTGGGCCTCGTCGAAGAGGTTCACAACAATGGTTTCAAATACTATAAGCTCACAGAGTACGGAAAAAAAGTTATGGAGTATTTAAAAACTTACTACCCCTACTACAAGAAGTTCTGGTGA
- the sufC gene encoding Fe-S cluster assembly ATPase SufC — protein MLKVENLHVNVGKKEILRGMNLELAPGELHVVMGPNGSGKSTLALTIAGHPRYTVTRGRILFEGKDITGAKPEERARAGIFLSFQNPVEVEGVKVINFLQRTLKNLRGINEVEAYDLIFKTVEELGLDRGMLSRELNVGFSGGERKKLEMLQAYLVKPKLLILDEPDSGVDVDSLKVIAGLISKLHREGTSILLITHYGRILEYLNPQMVHVIKDGRLAVSGGMELVKLIEEKGFTAVGEDGAALKA, from the coding sequence ATGCTGAAGGTTGAGAATCTCCACGTTAACGTTGGGAAAAAGGAAATCCTCAGAGGGATGAACCTTGAACTCGCACCGGGCGAGCTCCACGTCGTCATGGGACCCAACGGCTCTGGGAAGTCCACGCTGGCCCTGACGATAGCGGGCCATCCGCGCTATACCGTTACCCGGGGGAGAATACTCTTCGAGGGGAAGGACATAACCGGCGCAAAACCCGAAGAAAGGGCCAGAGCGGGGATCTTTCTCAGCTTCCAGAACCCTGTTGAGGTTGAGGGCGTGAAGGTGATCAACTTCCTTCAGAGGACTCTCAAGAACCTCAGGGGTATCAACGAAGTCGAAGCCTACGACCTTATCTTCAAAACCGTCGAGGAGCTGGGTCTGGACAGGGGGATGCTATCCAGAGAGCTCAACGTCGGCTTTTCCGGCGGTGAAAGGAAAAAGCTCGAGATGCTTCAGGCTTACCTCGTAAAGCCGAAACTCCTCATTCTGGATGAGCCGGACAGCGGTGTTGACGTTGACTCCCTGAAGGTTATAGCGGGGTTGATATCAAAGCTTCACAGGGAGGGAACTTCAATCCTTCTCATCACGCACTACGGCAGAATCCTCGAGTACCTTAACCCCCAGATGGTGCACGTTATCAAGGACGGAAGGCTGGCCGTTTCCGGCGGAATGGAGCTCGTAAAACTCATAGAGGAAAAGGGCTTTACGGCGGTGGGAGAAGATGGAGCAGCACTCAAAGCTTGA